In the Streptomyces formicae genome, one interval contains:
- a CDS encoding non-ribosomal peptide synthetase, which yields MSAAHHEGSARPAPLQQGLFFHTAYDPEGQAVYTTQLTLDFEGLLRPDTLRAACRILLDRHDSLRSGFRTDAAGAPVRFLVPDVALEWREMDVRTSDPAARDAETVRAVEEERARPFDLARPPLVRFLLVRADEGRWRFALTNHHIILDGWSTSVLLDELFDLYAQLREGHEPELFPAPAYGTYLDWLEDTGTDAARAAWADALEGIQGPTLVAPHAVGTVMPERILCTLPTGLGAALRERARECGVTLNTVVQVAWGLVLHHVTGGDDVLFGMTVSGRTADVEDIDTMVGLLINTLPARVRLAPGDTVAEVLQRTQDAQLDLFDHHHLGLTEIQRDAGFGALFDTTTAFENYPVSGGAPALGDAVLVGTGGFDATHYPLSLICTPGEELGVRLDYRPDLFERAEAARIRDWFVRVLETIADDPRRTVASVSVLTPEERRRILLEWNDTARPVSPTTLPALIEARAARHPDSPAVAHAGRELTYGELNRRANRFARLLLAHGAGPETLVALALPRTPDMVVAVLAALKAGAAYVPVDVRYPAGRIAQMLGGARPLVVVVDSGTGTGTGTDTRSRTGIVPPDGATLVVMDAEPVVRHTAAQPSGDVTDAERPRPLLPRHPAYVIHTSGSTGTPKGVVIEHANAVQLVATVEDQFGRAGMARVLASTSLSFDVSILEIITTLATGGSIELVDDLFALLERDSWQGSMLSGVPSAVASVLAGGDTRLAAREVVLGGEPIPRGLLREIRERVPGSTVTNIYGPTEATTYATTWRDGGEPADTEPPIGRPVPNCQAYVLDPWLQPVPVGLPGELYLAGAGVARGYLDRPALTAERFVACPFGAPGRRMYRTGDQVRLRPDGQLDFLGRLDGQVKINGFRVEPGEVESALLRHEWIAQAVVVARGERADDRRLVAYVVAAPPGTALDVAELRRFVGDRLPRHMVPSTVVQLPRFPLMPNGKLDRAALPAPSYARSTTRAPADDRERTLCALFAEVLGADRVGPDDGFFDLGGHSLLATRLVSRVRAVLGAEISVRTLYEAPTPAALAGRIDATAPATGLDVLLPLRLAGGGPPLFCVHAASGLAWPYARLLPHLPADLPVYGLQSPAVEAPGTGPLTPESMARDYAARIRAVQPHGPYHLIGWSVGGNIAYAVAAELTAAGQQVAFLGLLDSYPPDPGLLPDRDTMVRAILDGIGFAADGTPPEQLAALGERTVAGVRATARGALDVLRAAPPLAPGLDITHFRATADGPGPEPKSWQAFTGGRLTTYDIGCGHHRMLDPAPLTEICAVLTDSWKGRASS from the coding sequence ATGAGCGCCGCACACCACGAAGGCTCCGCGCGGCCCGCGCCGCTCCAGCAAGGGTTGTTCTTCCACACCGCGTACGACCCGGAGGGCCAGGCCGTCTACACCACCCAGCTGACCCTCGACTTCGAGGGCCTCCTGCGTCCGGACACGCTCCGCGCCGCGTGCCGGATCCTGCTCGACCGGCACGACAGCCTGCGTTCCGGCTTCCGCACGGACGCAGCAGGGGCTCCCGTCCGCTTCCTCGTGCCCGACGTCGCCCTGGAATGGCGGGAGATGGACGTGCGGACGTCCGATCCCGCCGCCCGTGACGCCGAGACCGTCCGGGCCGTGGAGGAGGAGCGCGCCCGCCCCTTCGACCTGGCGCGGCCCCCGCTGGTCCGCTTCCTTCTGGTGCGGGCCGACGAGGGCCGCTGGCGCTTCGCGCTGACGAACCATCACATCATCCTGGACGGCTGGTCGACGTCCGTCCTGCTCGATGAACTCTTCGACCTCTACGCCCAGTTGCGTGAAGGACACGAACCCGAGCTGTTCCCCGCGCCCGCCTACGGCACCTACCTGGACTGGCTCGAAGACACCGGAACCGACGCGGCACGGGCCGCCTGGGCGGATGCTCTGGAGGGGATCCAGGGGCCCACGCTGGTCGCGCCCCACGCCGTCGGCACCGTCATGCCCGAGCGGATCCTGTGCACCCTGCCCACCGGCCTCGGTGCCGCGCTGAGGGAGCGGGCGCGGGAGTGCGGAGTCACCCTCAACACCGTGGTGCAGGTGGCCTGGGGGCTCGTGCTGCACCACGTGACCGGCGGGGACGACGTGCTCTTCGGCATGACCGTCTCGGGCAGGACCGCCGACGTCGAGGACATCGACACCATGGTGGGCCTGCTCATCAACACCCTCCCGGCGCGTGTCCGGCTCGCCCCGGGGGACACCGTCGCCGAGGTGCTCCAACGGACGCAGGACGCGCAGCTCGACCTGTTCGACCACCATCACCTGGGGCTCACGGAGATCCAGCGCGATGCCGGATTCGGGGCCCTGTTCGACACGACGACCGCCTTCGAGAACTATCCGGTGAGCGGCGGCGCCCCGGCGCTGGGCGACGCGGTCCTGGTCGGCACCGGCGGGTTCGATGCGACGCACTACCCCCTCTCGCTCATCTGTACGCCCGGCGAGGAGCTCGGCGTCCGCCTCGACTACCGGCCCGATCTGTTCGAGCGGGCGGAGGCGGCGCGGATCCGCGACTGGTTCGTACGCGTCCTGGAGACGATCGCCGACGACCCGCGGCGCACGGTCGCCTCGGTCTCCGTCCTGACGCCGGAGGAGCGCCGCCGGATCCTCCTGGAGTGGAACGACACGGCCCGCCCGGTCTCCCCCACCACCTTGCCCGCCCTGATCGAGGCGCGGGCGGCGCGGCACCCCGACTCGCCCGCCGTCGCGCACGCGGGGCGGGAGCTGACCTACGGGGAGCTCAACCGGCGGGCCAACCGGTTCGCCCGGCTGCTCCTCGCACACGGAGCAGGGCCCGAGACGCTGGTGGCCCTCGCCCTGCCCCGGACGCCCGACATGGTCGTCGCCGTCCTGGCGGCCCTCAAGGCGGGCGCCGCCTACGTGCCGGTCGACGTGCGCTATCCGGCCGGGCGGATCGCACAGATGCTCGGGGGCGCGCGCCCGCTCGTCGTGGTCGTCGACAGCGGCACGGGCACCGGCACCGGCACGGACACACGTAGCCGCACCGGCATCGTCCCCCCGGACGGCGCCACCCTCGTCGTCATGGACGCCGAGCCGGTCGTACGGCACACCGCCGCCCAGCCCTCCGGCGATGTCACGGACGCCGAACGGCCCCGGCCGCTGCTGCCCAGGCACCCCGCGTACGTCATCCACACCTCTGGCTCCACCGGCACCCCCAAGGGCGTGGTCATCGAGCACGCCAACGCGGTCCAGCTCGTCGCCACGGTCGAGGACCAGTTCGGCCGGGCCGGGATGGCGCGGGTCCTGGCATCGACGTCCCTCAGCTTCGACGTGTCGATCCTGGAGATCATCACGACACTCGCGACCGGCGGCTCCATCGAACTCGTCGACGACCTGTTCGCCCTCCTCGAACGCGACAGCTGGCAGGGCAGCATGCTCAGTGGCGTGCCGTCCGCGGTGGCGAGCGTCCTGGCGGGCGGCGACACCCGGCTCGCCGCCCGCGAGGTGGTGCTCGGCGGCGAGCCGATCCCGCGCGGGCTGCTGCGCGAGATCCGGGAACGGGTCCCCGGCAGCACGGTCACCAACATCTACGGCCCCACCGAGGCGACCACCTACGCCACGACGTGGCGCGACGGAGGAGAGCCCGCCGACACCGAGCCGCCCATCGGCCGCCCGGTCCCCAACTGCCAGGCGTACGTGCTCGATCCGTGGCTCCAGCCGGTTCCCGTGGGGCTGCCCGGTGAGCTCTACCTCGCGGGGGCGGGCGTCGCGCGCGGCTATCTGGACCGGCCCGCGCTGACCGCCGAGCGGTTCGTGGCCTGCCCGTTCGGCGCACCCGGCCGCCGGATGTACCGCACGGGCGACCAGGTGCGTCTGCGCCCCGACGGCCAACTCGACTTCCTCGGCAGGCTCGACGGCCAGGTGAAGATCAACGGCTTTCGCGTCGAACCGGGCGAGGTGGAGTCCGCCCTGCTACGGCACGAGTGGATCGCGCAGGCCGTCGTCGTCGCGCGCGGCGAGCGGGCGGACGATCGCAGACTCGTCGCCTACGTCGTGGCCGCGCCGCCCGGGACGGCGCTCGACGTCGCCGAGCTGCGCCGCTTCGTCGGCGACCGTCTGCCCAGGCACATGGTCCCCTCGACGGTGGTCCAGCTGCCCCGCTTCCCCTTGATGCCCAACGGCAAGCTCGACCGGGCCGCGCTGCCCGCCCCCTCGTACGCCCGCTCGACGACCCGCGCACCGGCCGACGACCGCGAACGGACCCTGTGCGCGCTCTTCGCCGAGGTCCTCGGCGCGGACCGTGTCGGACCCGACGACGGGTTCTTCGACCTGGGCGGCCACTCGCTGCTCGCCACCCGCCTGGTCAGCAGGGTCCGGGCGGTGCTCGGCGCGGAGATCTCCGTCAGGACGCTCTACGAGGCGCCGACGCCCGCCGCACTCGCCGGGCGGATCGACGCCACGGCCCCGGCCACCGGACTCGATGTACTGCTGCCGCTGCGGCTCGCGGGCGGAGGGCCGCCGCTGTTCTGCGTGCACGCGGCGAGCGGGCTCGCCTGGCCGTACGCGCGACTGCTCCCCCACCTCCCCGCCGACCTGCCGGTGTACGGCCTCCAGTCGCCCGCCGTCGAGGCCCCGGGCACCGGTCCGCTCACCCCCGAGAGCATGGCACGCGACTACGCCGCGCGGATCCGTGCCGTACAGCCGCACGGTCCGTACCACCTCATCGGCTGGTCGGTCGGCGGCAACATCGCCTACGCGGTCGCCGCCGAGCTGACGGCGGCGGGCCAACAGGTGGCGTTCCTGGGCCTGTTGGACTCCTATCCGCCCGATCCGGGGCTCCTCCCCGACCGGGACACGATGGTGCGCGCCATCCTCGACGGCATCGGTTTCGCCGCCGACGGGACACCGCCCGAGCAGCTCGCGGCGCTCGGCGAGCGGACGGTGGCGGGGGTGCGGGCGACCGCGCGAGGCGCCCTCGACGTACTGCGGGCCGCCCCGCCGCTCGCCCCCGGCCTCGACATCACGCACTTCAGGGCGACCGCCGACGGGCCGGGCCCGGAGCCGAAGTCCTGGCAGGCGTTCACCGGCGGCCGTCTGACGACGTACGACATCGGCTGCGGCCACCACCGGATGCTGGACCCCGCGCCGCTCACCGAGATCTGCGCGGTGCTCACCGACTCGTGGAAGGGACGGGCCTCTTCATGA
- a CDS encoding cytochrome P450 has translation MTDDFATDPARPLTEIDLADPALHAERDLSGLWRRLRADEPVHRQPARGARPGFWVLTRHADVAAAYRDSERFRSDRGNVLDTLLGGGDSAAGLMLPVMDGARHASLRGQLMKAFSPRVLASVVDSIRRASRQVVEDALDKGRFDVARDVAGQLPLRAICDLLDVPATDRQRLLDMTSSALGAQSEAELRDGSWVSKGEILLYFSRLAAERREDPRDDVISLLTQCRVDGVPLTDEEVILNCYSLILGGDETTRLALVGMVAAFLDHPAQWHAYREGRVATETAVEEVLRWTTPTLHAGRTAAVDIELHGHTIRAGDVVTLWNASANRDGTAFHEPDHFLVARTPNQHLAFAHGAHFCLGAFLARAEIGAVLRDLRELVGSMEAAGPARRIYSNFLTGIGSLPVTWEPATPLNRPFSRRS, from the coding sequence ATGACCGACGACTTCGCGACGGACCCCGCGCGGCCGCTCACCGAGATCGATCTCGCCGATCCCGCCCTGCACGCGGAGCGTGATCTTTCCGGTCTGTGGCGGCGGCTGCGCGCCGACGAGCCGGTCCACCGGCAGCCGGCGCGCGGCGCGCGCCCCGGCTTCTGGGTGCTGACGCGCCACGCGGACGTCGCCGCCGCCTACCGGGACTCCGAGCGCTTCCGCTCGGACCGGGGCAACGTCCTCGACACCCTGCTCGGCGGCGGCGACTCGGCGGCCGGGCTGATGCTGCCGGTCATGGACGGCGCCCGACACGCCTCGCTGCGCGGCCAGTTGATGAAGGCGTTCTCGCCGCGCGTGCTCGCCTCCGTGGTCGACAGCATCCGACGGGCGTCGCGCCAGGTCGTCGAGGACGCCCTGGACAAGGGGCGGTTCGACGTCGCGCGGGACGTCGCGGGGCAGTTGCCGCTCCGCGCGATCTGCGACCTCCTCGACGTGCCCGCGACCGACCGGCAGCGGCTGCTCGACATGACGTCGTCGGCGCTCGGGGCACAGAGCGAGGCCGAACTGCGGGACGGCTCCTGGGTGTCCAAGGGCGAGATCCTGCTGTACTTCTCCCGGTTGGCCGCGGAGCGCCGCGAGGACCCGCGCGACGACGTCATCAGCCTGCTCACGCAGTGCCGGGTCGACGGCGTGCCGCTCACCGACGAGGAGGTGATCCTCAACTGCTACAGCCTGATCCTGGGCGGCGACGAGACCACCCGCCTCGCGCTCGTCGGGATGGTCGCGGCCTTCCTGGACCATCCCGCGCAGTGGCACGCGTACCGGGAGGGGAGGGTCGCCACGGAGACGGCCGTCGAGGAGGTGCTGCGCTGGACCACGCCGACGCTGCACGCCGGACGTACGGCGGCCGTGGACATCGAACTGCACGGGCACACGATCAGGGCGGGCGATGTCGTCACGCTGTGGAACGCGTCGGCCAACCGGGACGGGACGGCCTTCCACGAGCCGGACCACTTCCTCGTCGCGCGGACGCCGAACCAGCATCTGGCCTTCGCGCACGGCGCCCACTTCTGTCTGGGAGCGTTCCTCGCGCGGGCGGAGATCGGCGCGGTCCTGCGGGACCTGCGGGAGCTCGTCGGATCCATGGAGGCGGCGGGTCCGGCGCGGCGCATCTACTCGAACTTCCTCACCGGAATCGGCTCCTTGCCAGTGACGTGGGAGCCCGCGACACCTCTCAACAGGCCCTTCTCCAGGCGCTCTTGA